From the Terriglobia bacterium genome, the window CAGGGGTCGGAGCGCGATCGTCGTCTCGCACCGCGTGCGAGCGGTGGCCCCGGCCGACGAGATCATCGTCCTCGACGGCGGCCGGATCGCCGCGCGCGGCACCCACGGCGAGCTGATGGCGCGGGACGGCTACTACGCCTCGATCGCCCGCGAGCAGATGCGCGAGGAGCGGGACGCGGACGCCGACGGTGGAGGTTCCGCGTGAACGCCGCGCGGCGGGTTTCGCCCCCAGGCCGCATCGAGCGGAAGGCGCTCGACGCGTCGCGAGACGCCGTCCTCGCACGCATGCTCGAGGAGGAGCGGGTCCAGTCGCGCCTGTGGGACGCGGCGCTCCTGAGGCGCCTCGCCCGCTACCTCGCGCCGCACCCCGGCCTCGCCGCCATCGCCGTGACCCTCGCGGTGATCGAGGCGATCACGATGACCCTGCCCGGGTACACGGTCGGCCTCGCCGTGGACCGGATCGTCGGCGTCCCCCGCCCCGCCCACCTGCTCGACGCCGTCGCGGGACCCGTGGGCCGTTGGCTCGCCGCTCACGTCGGGGTCTTGAAGGGTACGGCCGCCGGCGCCGTGGCCCTTCCGAGCACCCTCGCCCTCGTCGCCGGCTACGGCGCGGTGCTGTTCGGAGTCTGGCTCGCGCGCTGGGCGATCGCCGTGACGACGTCGTATCTGGTCCAGACGCTCGGCCAGACCGTCGTCCACGACCTCAGGGTGGACGTGTTCGGGCACGTGGTGAGCATGGACGCCCGGTTCTTCCAGGAGAACCCCGTCGGACGCCTGGTCAACCGGACGACGTTCGATGTCCAGGCGCTCGCCGAGCTGTTCTCGGACGTCTTCGCCCAGGGGCTGCGCGACCTCTTCTTCGTGATCGTCCTCGCGGGGGTGATGATCGCGCTCGACCCCCGGCTGGCGCTGATGCTGATCGCCACCTTTCCGCTGCTCGCCGGCGTCGGTTACCTCTACCGCGTCTTCGGCCGCGACGCGCTGCGCACCAACGCCGCGGTCCAGTCGCGCATGAACGCCTGGCTCGCCGAGAACCTCGCCGGCATGCGCGAGAACCACCTCTACCGCACCGAGGACCGGCGGCGCGCCGAGTTCCGCGGGCTGACGCTCGCCCACCAGGCCTCGATCACTCGCGCCGTCCAGGCGTGGGGCTTCCTGCGCCCCGCGATGCTGCTGACCGCCGCGGGCGCGACCGCGCTCGTGCTCACCTCGGGCGCCACCCGCGTCGCCCTGGGCACCCTCACGGTTGGCGTGCTCCTGACGTTCCTGCAGTACACGACGCGCCTCTGGGTGCCCGTGCGCAACCTGACGGAGAAGTTCAGCGTGATCCAGGCCGCGCTGACCTCGGGCGAGCGGATCGTCGACGTGCTCGACGCGAGGGCGGGCATCACCGACCTGACCGGCGCCGATCCGTCGCTCCGCGTTCGCGACGGTCGCATCGAGTTCCGCGACGTGACCTTCCGCTATCCCGGCAAGAACGAGGACGCCCTCGCCGGCCTCTCGTTCGCGGCGCCCAAGGGGCAGATGCTCGCCCTCGTCGGCGACACCGGCGCCGGCAAGACGACCATCGCCCGGCTGATCTCCCGCTTCTACGACCCGACGAGCGGCGGCGTCCTCGTCGACGGGCGGGACGTCCGCGACTACCGGCTGCGGAACCTCCGCTCCGGGATCGCCATCGTGCCGCAGGAGGTCGTCGTCTTCGCCGGGACCGTGCGCGAGAACGTCACCCTCGGCCTCGACCTGCCCGACGACCGCGTCCGGCGGTGCGCGAGCGCGGCGGCGATGGACCAGCTGCTCGCCCGGCTCCCGGAGGGCCTCGACACCCCGCTGGAGGAAGGCGGTCGCACCCTCTCGAGCGGCGAGCGGCAGCTGATCAGCTTCGCTCGCGCGCTCGCCGCCGACCCGCCGGTTCTCGTGCTCGACGAGGCGACCGCCAACATCGACACCGAGACCGAGCTCCTGATCCAGCGCGCCCTCGGGAACCTCACCGCCGGCCGCACCAGCGTCGTGATCGCCCACCGCCTGAGCACGATCCGCGACGCCGGCCAGATCCTCGTGCTGCGCCGCGGCCGAGTCGTCGAGCGCGGGTCGCACGAGGAGCTGCTGGCGCAGAACGGAGAGTACGCGCGCCTCTACCGGCTGCACCTCTCGCGGGGCGGCACCGAGCCGCGTTGATCGCCTCACCCCTGGCCCCGGCCTTCTACTCGTCCGGCGTTCGTGCCACCTTCTTGGCCCCGCGCACGGCCACCCCGCGCGGGCTCTTCCTGGCGCTCATCGCCTTCGGCCGTGCGTGCCGGGGTTGATAGATGCCGAGTTTCCCGCCCCCCGGCAGGGTCAGCTGCGTGAGCAAACCCCAGCCCTGATTCCGCACTGCGCCGCACCGGATACCGCGCTTTCGCATCGCGACGGTCAGGGCCCGCACGTCGTCGCACATGAGAAAGAACTCGTGCACGTCGTTCCGGTCGGACGGATGGACGGCCACCTCCGCGGGAGGCAATCCGAAGACCAGCCAGCCCTCCCCGACGTCCACATGGGGCAGCCCGAGCGCGTCGCGCAGAAAGGCCCGGTCGGCGTCAGGCTTCTTGCTGTAGATGATCGAATGCGCACCGATGATCATGATCGAGTGTCCTCCGTGCTCCGTGCCGACGGGACAGCCGCGTCATCCGGGCGGATTCCTCAGGGGCAGGCCGCGGCGTGGCGCTCGGCCCCGCCGCTCACGGACCCGTAGGT encodes:
- a CDS encoding ABC transporter ATP-binding protein/permease; translated protein: MNAARRVSPPGRIERKALDASRDAVLARMLEEERVQSRLWDAALLRRLARYLAPHPGLAAIAVTLAVIEAITMTLPGYTVGLAVDRIVGVPRPAHLLDAVAGPVGRWLAAHVGVLKGTAAGAVALPSTLALVAGYGAVLFGVWLARWAIAVTTSYLVQTLGQTVVHDLRVDVFGHVVSMDARFFQENPVGRLVNRTTFDVQALAELFSDVFAQGLRDLFFVIVLAGVMIALDPRLALMLIATFPLLAGVGYLYRVFGRDALRTNAAVQSRMNAWLAENLAGMRENHLYRTEDRRRAEFRGLTLAHQASITRAVQAWGFLRPAMLLTAAGATALVLTSGATRVALGTLTVGVLLTFLQYTTRLWVPVRNLTEKFSVIQAALTSGERIVDVLDARAGITDLTGADPSLRVRDGRIEFRDVTFRYPGKNEDALAGLSFAAPKGQMLALVGDTGAGKTTIARLISRFYDPTSGGVLVDGRDVRDYRLRNLRSGIAIVPQEVVVFAGTVRENVTLGLDLPDDRVRRCASAAAMDQLLARLPEGLDTPLEEGGRTLSSGERQLISFARALAADPPVLVLDEATANIDTETELLIQRALGNLTAGRTSVVIAHRLSTIRDAGQILVLRRGRVVERGSHEELLAQNGEYARLYRLHLSRGGTEPR